tgtgtctacatgggcatatgtgtatatatggacaTTCATATGAATGCATGTGCATTCTTTTCTGTGTTGATGTTCATGTTTAAATTGTGCATTCATGCAGCTTTTATAGTGATGCCCACTGTTACCTTATCTCTTTGACTGACAGTGATGGGATTTCAGGCACGCTCAACCTTTCCAACAGTGCCAGTGATGGGATTTTTTGAAATCTTATTACTGGTTGCACTGCCTTGATCTCAGATGGAACTTTCAATCAAAAAGGCAATCAGAAGGTTATACATTCGTGAGATTCCCTGCAAAGCCAACGATCGCATAATACAACATGTTGCAAAGGACTACTTGCCTCCAGTCCTTATGTGGCTATAAAAAGTAATTGGCTACTTAGCTCTCAGCACCCGCTTTCCTTCTCCAAAATACAGATAGCTCAGCCCTCTGTGGATTCTCAGTGTGGAGCCGGCTGCTCCTGGGAGATTTCTATGTCTCATGCAGAGACTTGTCTTACTTTAAGCATATGATTAAGCAAACTCTCAAAGACACATTTGTCTCTTTCTGAGGATTCTTGCCTCACTGGGTATACTGATGCCTCCAAGTTTCCTTTCAGgttatgtatgcacatacacactcaccaatttttattattttgatacaAAACATTTTTGCTGTAAAGTTTGTGTCATAGATAGCACAATTTGGGATGGAAAAGTCACCACATGAATATAACTCAACCATTTATCATAaaccattttaaatatatattgactGCACTCAtggtgagaattttattaaaattgcTTACTAATATTAGATGATATGTTTATGTGGATATTAAAAAATGGTTGATCAAATAATACAGAAAGTAGAGGCTGAATTGATCCCAAGGGGCCTACATGTATGCATGGATGCCTCAATTTCTCAAAAAAGAGCCTTACAGTAAAATAAGCAGAAAGAGACTAATATTGTTTCATCTATCATTTGGCACAGAATTCTTGGTCAAACTTTAAAACTGACTTGTCCATGGGACACACAAAGACTACAGACACAATAGTTATTGTTAGCATGTGGCAATATTATACAAGATAAGTAACCACTTGTGTGTATAGGAAGATTCATCTGATGTGTCAATATTGAAAGAACAAAGTAAttgcataaataaaaaaaacttaataaagtTAAAATGCATTGCTTGTAGAGGGTTAAGGGAGGAGTCAttaaatcacaaaaataaaacaatttggaTCTTCATTTTCCTAATCTGAATGGGAGAGTTCTAGTAAGTTTGTTGGTAAAGTAAATATGATAGcctaatggtttgtatatgggcCTTCTTGAGTATAATTAAATTCAGGGTAGCCTAAAATATACTTCACATAGCAAAAACATATTATCCCTACATAATTAAACATAGCACCACTTTATCCAGCATATCAAAACTTTAAATTGATTTTGATGAACAAAATACGTGGATAGTAGTGGAAAGAAATGTGATTAATGGGGCATGTATCCACGATGTCTTACTGGACAGAGTAAACTTTAAAGTTAGATTAGAAAACTGAAGCCTCTTTTCCATGAGCGTTATCATATGAACTTTCTTCTATTGATCATCCACACTGAGAATGTTGATTTTATAATCATACAGAAAGAATAGTGTGATATATCTGTTACAAATGTCTTGTACATTACTTCCCTTTAAAGTAAGAGAGATGAGTTTGAagtgaaaatggaaaataaaaattaattccaCCTTGGTTTATAATGTGCAAGAGAGTTTCGATTTGGGATTTTACTGTTAATGTGTGTTATAGTAATAGTGTTTATAATGGTTGCTATTCTGATGTATATAAAAGTCACTATGTACTCTCCCTTCAACTTCATGAAAAGTGTTCAGTAGCCACTGAGAGACACATAAATGAAGGATTGTGATCACGCAATTGTGAACAATAAGGAGGTGGGAAGCCACTGAATAGCTATTACACTTTTAGCTGAATATCTAGTCACTTTGATTCTGATATGGGGAAGACAGCTTCCAGATACTGTTGCCTTCCATCTCTAAGCCAAATTTACACTTTCCTAAAGTATCCACAAGCTAAGGACTGAAGTAGCGGGTGACAGGAGCCCAGGGGTCTTATTCTAATGGATCCTATAAGGTCATGTTTGCAGTGTAGTTTAGGTTCTTTCTCCAAATCTTCAATCCCTTTATTTTGCCACATTTTGAACTGTAACCTCACCTATAGACTTTTCCTATGCAGAATCCCCTTCTTGGTCTTTTATTCCCTCTTTTGTTACCTCCACTCAATCCTCTGTATATAGGGACCCCCCTAAAACACACTTGACTGTCATTTAGGTATggcatttacttttatgtgtctGATGTTTTCTTGGTATGGGATCAATAGCAAACCATTTCTGTTCTCTGGCTCTTTATTATAATAAAGATGATTAAAGCTAAAAGTGACCCACAGTGAGATTTCATTGCACAGTTTAGAATTTTAGTTAGAGTCAATAGTTCTGCTCAGAAATCTTCATgtagctggaaaaaaaatgatgacaacaaaggtatttataaaaatatatttcacaaaGTAGGAAACAATACAGGAGTTTCTCTGAATACAACACATGGAGTAAATAAACAATATTGCATTAAAGCAAAGTAGAAAAGTAAAATGATCTGCATGTAATACTTGAGTTTTATCATACATTTTCTACTCCTACATGGCAGGTTTGCATTACAAATTAAATATGCTCACATCTTCTAGTGCTGATCTGCTTTTGTAGTCTAAGACGTTCTGCGCATCACCATAAACAGGGACAGAAGTGTAAAAAAACAGAAGCAGTAAAATTATGTACAAATCAGTTTTTGCTCTAAATTATTTGGGAGAGGAAAATTTGAAGCATGTTTATTGGGTGGGGCATTATGTAAGTATCTAAAAGTCTAGAGTTTAAATATTCACAGGAATCAATATACTTCCAGATGTTTGTGCTTGTAGTAAAAACACCAAATACTAGGATtatgaagaaaatagaaaatagtcCAAAAGTTTCTCTGGGAAATGCTGTTCCTGTAATCACCAGTCACAATTACACTTTCTACTCTAAAGAGACTATTACCTCTCCCCTTGATAATATTGCCTGCCATACTTATCTCATCAAAATGTACATGTATTAAACATTCATTGTATAGATATTAATATAAAACAATCTAAAGGATTATTAATGGATATAATTTAGTTTTCCCCATATAATCCCTTAATCTATAGATTACCAACcttaataaataaaagcattattggacatcaataaaatatttattttgagaattaGACAAATAAATTCACACGCTAGCAATAAAACCATCTGTCTCTGATGTGGTCCACTGTGGAATACTGTTTATCTCTGTGTCCTTGTGGAAGAAGATGAAGTGGAGGGAACGAAGAATCCTGCTTCTAGACACAGCCTGTTTGAATGGcatttctctcctcccacctttgaGTTGGCAATCCCCACCCTGGAATGGATTACGAACATGTGAATATTTTAAGGCTCGACACAATATTTAAAGATGCTATTCAGTCTCTGTTGAGTGGGGCCAACAATTATATACAACGTATGGTCACCGTACCATGTAATCTAGGAGGCCTCCCCAATCTCCATAAAGTCATAACGTACAGCAGACCAAAGTATTGCTTTATCATTTGTGACGGGATCCTTATTGGTGAAGGGAAATAAAAACCATTTGCACTCATAAGAATCCTTACAGAAGACACATATCAGCAGCAGAGTCCTTGCAAgtccatttttttctaataaagcaccttttaattttgattttgtttttgatttttctccTCTTAAACAACTCTCTAAGGATTAGCTAGGATCCCAATCTCTGACTGTGGCCGTCAGGATAATATCAAATATCCAAAGACTTCTAGACACTCCACATACTTAATTCACACTCCACAAAATTTATCACCTCCTAacatatactttttatttttattattttttttggttcAACATTAAAATGTGGTTGAGTTTATAGATGATTGGTGCTAAACTTGCCTCTAAAACAAATAGCCACATTTGTTGCATCTAAGGGGAGTGACCCTAGAATATTACAGAATGCTCAGTGCCATTGATTATTTATATAATCCACTGTCAAGTTTCTTTGTCACTTTCACCAACAGAGTAGAGTTCGCCCAGTCTCTTAAAGCGGGGACCCCAGTCACTGAGGTAGTCAAAATTCTGGTCTGAGTCTGATGTGGTGGActccaaggagctgagggagccAGCCACAGACCCTCGGCCTTCATAGCCATAAATCTGTATGGAGTCATATGGTGGGGCCGTGGGGTCATTATCTGCCTCATGCAGCCTTACATTTATAAATTCATCGACATCAACACCATTTGGAACTGGAGCAAGCCCTTGCCTTGGCATAAACTGCAAATCTGGTTTAATATCCTTACGGGGTAAAAATCCATTAATTCCATCTGGGTTTTGCAAAGTTGCAATGTCAAAAGCCTCTgtgtcctcctcccctcctccttcgtCGTCGTAGCGAATGATGTTTTCTCGAACGTCTTCGTCATCTTTGATAATAAGTGGTTCATTTTTGTGCCTCCTCAGGGTAACAAACAGAACCACAATGACTGGAAGAGAAAGAGCAGATCACCATCAGTCAACAAGCAAAGCATGCCATGATCAAAGCAGAAGAGATGACGGGGGAGAGGAGAGTTTTTAAAAGACTATGTTTATGACTTCTGCAATCTTGCATCCTGAGTGTGGTGCTCACTGCTTTAACGGTTTAATACTGAAGAGGCTCTTGTAACAGGGTGTGCATGGCAAACAGAGGCCCCACACTGCAAACACAGGCCTGAGCAAGGCAAACATTGTAGATAGGTTTTGCCCTTtaacccttttccatcttccTTGCTAAAAAAATCCTTTATGTTCATTAAGCTACCCTCCAAGGTCTATTCCACGATTTGTCCACTGACTCATTCTTGAGACAAAACACTGACGtccaaagttttattttttttaaagtcattattTGCCTAGCATATTCAATAAGGATTTATCTACCCACCCTAGCATAGACTCCTCATTTTACCCCTTAAAAACTCACTCCTGCAGAAACACTCtcttttactttcttgcttgtgcTTTCTTGGGGTTGTTGTTGACTTTGCAGCCCACCAACTTGCCCCTCTCTGATAATCAACTCCATGCTAAAAATTTGGTGACTGGATACTTCCAATTCTAAGATGGCTGACCCCTCATGTAAATATAGTTCCTTATGTTATGGTGACTCCCCAACCATGAAAGTGCTTTCATTGCTACTACATAgctataattttaatattattatgaatcataatctacatatctgtgttttccaatggtcataGGAGTCTCCAGTTACAAAGCTATTCAAAGCCTGAAGGGATTCCTCTCCAtgggttgagaactactggtttAGAGTGTTCAGTCATGCTGACACCCAGCCTTCTGAACTCTTTAATAACAAATTAGCTTAAACAGTTATCTGAATGACAAAAACTAAATTTTTGTACAGACcactcaaaattattttcatttaataaacatttattgtTGTGATGTAAAATGCACATCAACTGGAATCAGCTCTAAGGTGAGCCCGACAAAAGAGAAAATAGCATCCGCAGCATGATTAACACATTAAGTACATTGTGCGACAATGTACTTGTACAAACATTCCTTGGTTTCTATCTAGATTGCTTCCATCTAATGAGTATGGTACTTGAAGAATTCTTTTTGTGATGGTGTGGCTGctggtaacaacaacaaaacccaggacATTCTGAAGCTTGTAGGTCCTCAATCACTAAGCTATGGCCACAGCATATGACGTAATAAGATATTCTCAACTCAAAGTGATAGATTATATAAATTGTTACacaattaaaatatcattttgaatGGCAGCTGGAACTACTCTATCTAGAAAGATTGCTCTGACTTAGAGCAAGAGAACTGACTGCTACCCAAGAAGTTTATCATTCAAATGAATCATGAACTGATATAATTAGTAAAGCATTTTAATTTccaagaaaaagagaagactAAGACATATATGCTCTCTTTGATAATTTCTTGGAAGTAAAATCACTGCTTATGTGTATCTAGGCCACTTACCATGTGATCTAGGGTAGTCTTGAACCCCagatccttctctttctcccaagtgctagactACAGAGATGCTTTTACCATGTTCTGGCTTAGTCTTGTTTTTACAATGAGCATTTTAAATAGGAAAGTAATAAAACTTACCTCTtaatttgaattcttttttttcattttactttactATTAACTAAAATATCTATAAGATTATTTTAaggagtatatatatgtgtatatatacatatattcttaatTGTTCTCTTTATATCTTACTAAACTCTGAGATCTGATGATAAAATGACCCAGTCCAAGTGTTATTTATATTCAATAATAAGGGAACACAGAAACATTACATCTTTCATTAAATTTGCATGCAACATGTTATTTGGAGGCCGTCTTTTGTTATAGGTGTTGGGATGAATGTAGAGTCTCATTCCCTCTCCTTGTCATTTGTATGTACTCTCCTTGTTGATGGGTTTGAAAAAGCCACCTGAAATCCTGTCAACCTGGACAGAGTTTGCACAACCCTTTCTCACTTTATCTTAATGTTGGTTACATTCCAGGTTAGATTTTACTATTCTTATTTATAGTCACTTATGGCAGTAGGCTATGAAGGTTGTGCAACTTACCGAGCAGCAAAATGATGCATGCTAATATAGCAATTAAGGCGCCCATACTGAGTCCAATAGGAAGGACATAAGCTTCAACATTGCACGACTGGACCACGCCATCATTGCTACAGCCACAGACTCGGATGGTCAACGTACTGGTGCTACTCAGAGGGGGGTTTCCACTGTCACTGATCACTATAGGCAGAAGGTAGACTTCTTGCTTCTGGCGGTTGAATCCATTATGTTTTGCCAGAATGCTCAGGGAATTATctagaaaaattgaaaataacaaTTATTTGCATCATTTCAAAATTTATACCCAAATAATACTTGTTCTAGCCCACGCATGTGAACCTTAAACTCCTTCCAAATACAAAGGGATAAACAAAGATCCTTCACTTCCTCTTCCAACTTTATCAATTAACAGGAACCAAAATATCCACAGCAAAAGAGGTtgtaagaaagggagaggggaataAGATTTTGAGGTCTTAAATTTCCTTGTAAATGCAAAACAGATTTGATTAAAATAATCTTCAAAAGTCTTTGCAGAATGCACAATGGTTTCCCATAAATCCACGTTTAAGTTTATAATGTAATCACAGGAACTAACTAGAGAGAACACTCCCTTATAGATAATGTCTATTTGAGATGCTCTGTATTGAAAGACAAACTGGATGAAGAcatgaatattaaaagctacgTTTATTGAAAAAAGGTCAGAATTTCCCAAAGCATTTATCTTGGGATTACAGAAAACAAATTGCTGCCAATTGGAAGAGATggatcataaattttaaatgtccATAGACTCCTTTATGTATAGATTATGTATGGACAAGAGAATGAGATGTAGAAGAACAAATTCCATTCTGCATTAGTTATACAGAAATTAGCATTGAGTATGCAAAGCCATATCTATGGACACTGAAGTAATATGTGATGCTATGATTTCAGCCTAAAGTAAAATTAGTCCATGACAAGTGACTGGTCCCACACTGGCCCTATAGTTGTTATTATTTCATCCTACTTTAGCCATTCATCATGCCCAGGAGAATAACAGTCACATTCTGCATATTTTaatctcttttaattttaatcaaTAAAAGAGACATAAATACTCAAGATCAGAACCCTGATTATCTCACAATAGTAtttcaggccaaaaaaaaaaaaggtacttaTGGGGCTGATATTATTTGGCAAATGTGTTTATTACAATTGGAAAAAAACTTCAGTATcaacaaactcacagacatcagaATACTGGGTTAAGTCATTATTGTCACTAAACGATATCATCCATAATTTCAAAGCAGTCTAATTTCTGGTCATCAGTGTCCTACTGATTTCCAAAACATTCAAATAAGTGGACAAATATTCTACTCAAATGACTTATTATGTCAAATCGTGCCATATAATGACCTTATTAGAATtttgaagaaaacagaaatcatCCTTCCAAATAGATGCATAATTACACGTAATTTACATGGTTTAAGATATAAACAGGCTTATACTGCTTTAATAGTAAGTAGTCAAACAGAAAAGGCACtctgatttaattatttttttcagaacCTCTTTTGGTTGTGCCTCATTATTTAGCAATTTGCACCACAAAAATAAGTTTTTCTACTAGAGTTAAGCAGCAATATACAAAATGACCCAGTAACATTTTTCCATGACATAGAAGGGCAACATCACCTCAACATAGATATAGAATCCTTGGTTGGGTCACATCTTTAGAAAGGCATGACAAATGTTCATATAAATTAATTATCACAGGGAATATTAGTTGGATTGCTTTGTGTCCTTTAGCTCAAAAAAATAAGAtcaattttttttcatgataCAGAACTAATACTACTACAATGATgctttttcttttggtgactgACATTGTATATATGAGAAAGTACTGCTGTATATTCTCTCTTTTAAGAAATCTACAGTGATAATTTAGAAATTGCAGCAGGATTATTACTTGTTAAAGAACAAAGTGGCAACTCTGTAAAACACTGGAGATGCTAATACTACACTCTTACTTGCATTTCTATATTAATCATCAATTTTACATTGGTGTTGCTTTTTCCACATGAATGAAATTATTGCAAAAACGAAGTAATTGAGTCATTCTACTTGGTTCTTACCTATCAGCCCCAGGCAACAtcaattcactctttttaaaataaaatttatttgcatttattattGATTTAAGTAAGTTTATATTTAGTGAACTaaatgaaatcatcattataGAATATATTAAATCTATTAAAGAATAGTTTCATGCACTTAAAGCTAATGAACCCATACATGCAccgtaaataataaaaaatatacatttcaaaatttcttgtagtttttttttcttataaatgtatattgagattttattttattaagattttaaCTCTAACCCTATAATTCTCTCTTATGATGGGTATatcaaacacatatacattttaaaatttaaggatATATTGGATAGTGTTAACTGTCTAGCTTACACTATCATATGGAATTGACTTGTTCCCAATGATAATTAATTTCCTCCATATTAATTAGAGTCTAAGCTCTCCTTTGCTCAATGATCCTGGATAGTCTCTCACAAAACAAATACATGGGCTCATATCCCTTCAGGAATctgcattttattatatttcaacCAACTTATTTTTTTCAATCTTCCATCATTGGTATCTTCTCTAAGTGCAAACATATCATAAAAAGCCATCTTTGAATGGGgaacaaatacccatggaaggagttacagagacaaagctcagagctgagactgaaggtaggaccatccagagactgccccacctggggatccatcccatatacaaccaccaaacccatatactattgcatatgccagcaacattttgccaacaagaccctgatatagctctcgcttgtgaggctatgccagtgcctggcaaatacagaagtggaatctcacagtcatctattggatagaacacagggcctctaataaagaagctagagaaagtaaccaaggagctaaaggatctgcaaccctataggaggatcaacaaaatgaactaactagtaccccccggaGCCCGTGTCTCTA
The Mus musculus strain C57BL/6J chromosome 8, GRCm38.p6 C57BL/6J genome window above contains:
- the Cdh8 gene encoding cadherin-8 isoform X3; the encoded protein is MSLWDNSLSILAKHNGFNRQKQEVYLLPIVISDSGNPPLSSTSTLTIRVCGCSNDGVVQSCNVEAYVLPIGLSMGALIAILACIILLLVIVVLFVTLRRHKNEPLIIKDDEDVRENIIRYDDEGGGEEDTEAFDIATLQNPDGINGFLPRKDIKPDLQFMPRQGLAPVPNGVDVDEFINVRLHEADNDPTAPPYDSIQIYGYEGRGSVAGSLSSLESTTSDSDQNFDYLSDWGPRFKRLGELYSVGESDKET